The following coding sequences are from one Streptomyces sp. NBC_01294 window:
- a CDS encoding geranylgeranyl reductase family protein encodes MTELLSEHSADVIVVGAGPAGSTTAYYLAKAGLDVLLLEKTAFPREKVCGDGLTPRATKQLVAMGIDISEEAGWLRNKGLRIIGGGQRLQLDWPELASFPDYGLVRKRDDFDETLARQAQKAGARLYERCTVGEPVRDARTGHITGVQAKLGEEKTPVTFHAPLVVAADGNSSRLSLAMGLHRREDRPMGVAVRTYFTSPRHDDDYLESWLELWDRRGAQDRLLPGYGWIFGMGDGTSNVGLGILNSSSAFKELDWREVLKAWCASMPEDWGYTPDNMTQPIRGAALPMAFNRQPHYTKGLLLVGDAGGLVNPFNGEGIAYAMESGRVAADVIVQAHARATPAQRELALHNYPKVLKETYGGYYTLGRAFVKLIGNPKVMKIAAQRGLTHPVLMRFTLKMLANLTDPTGGDAMDRIINGLSKVAPKA; translated from the coding sequence GTGACCGAGCTCCTCTCCGAACACTCCGCGGACGTGATCGTCGTCGGGGCCGGGCCCGCCGGCTCGACCACCGCCTACTACCTCGCCAAGGCCGGATTGGACGTCCTGCTGCTGGAGAAGACGGCGTTCCCGCGCGAGAAGGTCTGCGGCGACGGACTGACCCCGCGCGCCACCAAGCAGCTGGTGGCCATGGGCATCGACATCTCCGAAGAGGCCGGCTGGCTGCGGAACAAGGGTCTGCGGATCATCGGCGGCGGGCAGCGGCTCCAGCTGGACTGGCCGGAACTCGCCTCCTTCCCGGACTACGGACTGGTCCGCAAGCGCGACGACTTCGACGAGACCCTGGCCCGCCAGGCGCAGAAGGCCGGCGCCCGGCTGTACGAGCGCTGCACCGTCGGCGAGCCCGTACGCGACGCGCGCACCGGCCACATCACGGGCGTGCAGGCGAAGCTGGGCGAGGAGAAGACCCCGGTCACCTTCCACGCCCCGCTGGTCGTCGCGGCCGACGGCAACTCCTCCCGGCTGTCGCTGGCGATGGGCCTGCACCGGCGCGAGGACCGCCCGATGGGCGTCGCCGTGCGGACGTACTTCACCTCGCCGCGGCACGACGACGACTACCTGGAGTCCTGGCTGGAGCTGTGGGACCGGCGCGGCGCGCAGGACCGGCTGCTGCCCGGCTACGGCTGGATCTTCGGCATGGGCGACGGCACGTCCAACGTCGGCCTCGGCATCCTCAACTCCTCCTCCGCCTTCAAGGAGCTGGACTGGCGCGAGGTCCTCAAGGCCTGGTGCGCGTCCATGCCGGAGGACTGGGGCTACACCCCCGACAACATGACGCAGCCGATCCGCGGCGCGGCCCTGCCGATGGCCTTCAACCGGCAGCCGCACTACACCAAGGGCCTGCTGCTCGTCGGTGACGCGGGCGGGCTCGTCAACCCGTTCAACGGCGAGGGCATCGCGTACGCCATGGAGTCGGGCCGGGTCGCGGCCGACGTCATCGTGCAGGCGCACGCCCGGGCCACCCCGGCGCAGCGCGAGCTGGCGCTGCACAACTACCCGAAGGTGCTCAAGGAGACCTACGGGGGCTACTACACGCTGGGCCGCGCGTTCGTGAAGCTGATCGGCAACCCGAAGGTCATGAAGATCGCCGCGCAGCGCGGCCTGACCCACCCGGTGCTGATGAGGTTCACCCTGAAGATGCTGGCCAACCTGACCGACCCGACGGGCGGCGACGCGATGGACCGCATCATCAACGGCCTGTCGAAGGTGGCCCCGAAGGCCTGA
- a CDS encoding GNAT family N-acetyltransferase: MTTSPTRPLPAVQLRVPTDEDAHAWHAVFADPDVMEFLGGPAELSAYEEITARQRMHDAQLGYCLWTLLDAEGAVIGFTGAQPWPREKEWGPVGEIEIGWRLGRSAWGRGYAYAAALATLERVRGAGVPHVVAMIDDANARSIAVAERLGMTLAERFPLPGGTRHARRYELALARG; the protein is encoded by the coding sequence GTGACCACCTCGCCGACCCGGCCGCTCCCCGCCGTACAGCTCCGCGTGCCCACTGACGAGGACGCGCACGCCTGGCACGCGGTCTTCGCCGATCCCGACGTCATGGAGTTCCTCGGTGGTCCCGCGGAGCTGTCCGCGTACGAGGAGATCACCGCGCGGCAGCGCATGCACGACGCGCAGCTCGGCTACTGCCTGTGGACCCTGCTGGACGCGGAGGGCGCGGTGATCGGCTTCACCGGGGCCCAGCCGTGGCCGCGGGAGAAGGAGTGGGGGCCGGTCGGGGAGATCGAGATCGGCTGGCGGCTGGGGCGTTCCGCGTGGGGGCGGGGCTACGCGTATGCCGCTGCGCTGGCCACGCTGGAACGGGTGCGGGGGGCGGGGGTTCCGCATGTGGTGGCGATGATCGACGATGCCAACGCCCGTTCGATCGCGGTGGCGGAGCGGCTGGGCATGACGCTTGCCGAGCGGTTCCCGCTGCCCGGTGGCACCCGCCACGCCCGCCGCTACGAGCTGGCGCTCGCGCGGGGCTGA
- a CDS encoding glutaminase, protein MLKQIAADIAPLVGSGTPAEYIPALAAVDPRQFGMAIADLDGNVSGVGDWQVPFSAQSITKVFALALALAEGGDSLWERVGREPSGNPFNSLVQLEYENGIPRNPFINAGALVVTDRLQTLTGDASSELLEFLRQESQNPDIGFDAEVAASEQEHGDRNAAVAHFMASYGNIDNPVPALLEHYFWQCSIEMTCADLARAGRFLARHGLRADGSRLLTRSEAKQINAVMLTCGTYDAAGEFAYRVGLPGKSGVGGGIVAVVPGQCVLAVWSPGLDARGNSVAGVAALDRFTTLTGLSVF, encoded by the coding sequence CTGCTGAAGCAGATCGCGGCCGACATCGCCCCGCTGGTGGGCAGCGGCACGCCCGCCGAGTACATCCCGGCACTCGCCGCGGTCGACCCGCGGCAGTTCGGGATGGCCATCGCCGACCTCGACGGCAACGTCTCCGGGGTGGGGGACTGGCAGGTGCCGTTCTCCGCCCAGTCCATCACCAAGGTCTTCGCGCTCGCCCTGGCCCTGGCCGAGGGCGGCGACAGCCTGTGGGAGCGGGTCGGCCGGGAACCGTCCGGCAACCCGTTCAACTCGCTCGTACAGCTGGAGTACGAAAACGGCATTCCACGCAATCCGTTCATCAATGCGGGCGCCCTCGTGGTCACCGACCGGCTCCAGACCCTCACCGGCGACGCGAGCAGCGAACTGCTGGAGTTCCTGCGGCAGGAGAGCCAGAACCCGGACATAGGGTTCGACGCCGAGGTCGCGGCCTCCGAGCAGGAGCACGGCGACCGCAACGCGGCCGTCGCCCACTTCATGGCCTCGTACGGGAACATCGACAACCCGGTGCCCGCGCTGCTGGAGCACTATTTCTGGCAGTGCTCCATCGAGATGACCTGCGCCGACCTGGCCCGCGCCGGGCGCTTCCTGGCCCGGCACGGGCTCCGCGCGGACGGCTCGCGGCTCCTGACGCGCAGCGAGGCGAAGCAGATCAACGCGGTGATGCTGACGTGCGGGACGTACGACGCGGCGGGCGAGTTCGCCTACCGCGTCGGTCTGCCGGGCAAGAGCGGGGTCGGCGGCGGGATTGTCGCGGTCGTCCCGGGCCAGTGCGTGCTGGCGGTGTGGAGCCCGGGCCTCGACGCCCGCGGCAACTCGGTCGCGGGCGTAGCCGCCCTGGACCGCTTCACGACCCTGACGGGCTTGTCGGTGTTCTAG
- a CDS encoding demethylmenaquinone methyltransferase — MTRASLDKQPHEVASMFDRVAANYDLTNDVLSLGQDRVWRKEVAKAVGARPGQKVLDLAAGTATSSLPFAAAGAYVVPCDFSLGMLREGKKKHSWLPLTAGDATKLPFKDDVFDTVTISFGLRNVQDTEAALRELYRVTKPGGQVVICEFSQPTWAPFRTVYTEYLMRALPPVARAVSSNPDAYVYLAESIREWPDQPALAALLQKAGWGKVAWRNLSGGIVALHRGTKD; from the coding sequence GTGACAAGGGCTTCCCTGGACAAGCAGCCGCACGAAGTCGCCTCCATGTTCGACAGGGTCGCGGCGAACTACGACCTCACCAACGACGTCCTCTCCCTCGGCCAGGACAGGGTGTGGCGCAAGGAGGTCGCCAAGGCGGTCGGCGCGCGCCCCGGGCAGAAGGTCCTCGACCTGGCCGCAGGGACCGCGACCTCCTCGCTGCCCTTCGCCGCCGCCGGCGCGTACGTCGTCCCCTGCGACTTCTCCCTCGGCATGCTGCGGGAGGGCAAGAAGAAGCACTCCTGGCTGCCGCTGACCGCGGGCGACGCGACGAAGCTGCCGTTCAAGGACGACGTCTTCGACACCGTGACGATCTCCTTCGGCCTGCGCAACGTCCAGGACACCGAAGCGGCCCTGCGTGAGCTGTACCGGGTGACCAAGCCCGGCGGCCAGGTCGTCATCTGCGAGTTCTCGCAGCCCACCTGGGCGCCGTTCCGCACGGTCTACACCGAGTACCTGATGCGCGCCCTGCCGCCCGTGGCCCGCGCCGTGTCGTCCAACCCCGACGCGTACGTGTACCTCGCCGAATCCATCCGCGAATGGCCCGACCAGCCGGCGCTCGCCGCCCTGCTGCAGAAGGCCGGGTGGGGCAAGGTCGCCTGGCGCAACCTCAGCGGCGGCATCGTCGCGCTGCACCGGGGCACCAAGGACTGA
- a CDS encoding DUF3152 domain-containing protein: MGTAALVAVSATAYALLPEDETTTAAKGRTAAQPDAPDGEGTDAAGNPLPQGGAKSPEAAQSPAAPSQQPAGSPSPSTGAPVTPGKPGTFTASTASGGAQGKGTTRRWRLEVEAGSGVDPEAAARSVEAILGDPRGWTKDPQYGFQLVGAGQPVDFTVKIATPKTTDFLCDVVTPELIGETNCRVGHTVVVNLKRWKEGSPQFSGSVEEYRALIVNHEVGHELGRGHESCPGPGKPAPAMMQQIKGLGGCKSNAWPFDANGTYLSGPHVL, translated from the coding sequence ATGGGCACGGCGGCGCTGGTCGCGGTCTCGGCGACCGCGTACGCGCTGCTGCCCGAGGACGAGACCACCACGGCCGCCAAGGGCCGGACCGCCGCCCAGCCCGACGCACCGGACGGTGAGGGCACCGACGCCGCGGGGAACCCGCTCCCGCAGGGCGGCGCGAAGTCCCCCGAGGCCGCGCAGTCCCCCGCCGCCCCCTCGCAGCAGCCCGCGGGCTCGCCCTCGCCGTCCACCGGCGCCCCCGTGACGCCCGGCAAGCCCGGCACCTTCACCGCGTCGACCGCCTCCGGCGGCGCGCAGGGCAAGGGCACGACCCGGCGCTGGCGGCTGGAGGTCGAGGCGGGCAGCGGGGTGGACCCGGAAGCGGCCGCCCGCTCCGTCGAGGCGATCCTCGGGGACCCGCGCGGCTGGACCAAGGACCCGCAGTACGGCTTCCAGCTCGTGGGAGCGGGCCAGCCGGTGGACTTCACCGTCAAGATCGCGACGCCCAAGACCACCGACTTCCTGTGCGACGTGGTCACCCCTGAGCTGATCGGCGAGACCAACTGCCGGGTCGGACACACCGTGGTGGTGAACCTGAAGCGCTGGAAGGAGGGTTCGCCCCAGTTCAGCGGCTCCGTGGAGGAGTACCGGGCGCTGATCGTCAACCACGAGGTCGGGCACGAACTCGGCCGCGGCCACGAGAGCTGCCCGGGCCCCGGAAAGCCCGCACCCGCGATGATGCAGCAGATCAAGGGCCTGGGCGGTTGCAAGTCCAATGCCTGGCCGTTCGACGCGAATGGAACCTACCTGTCCGGTCCACACGTCCTCTAG
- a CDS encoding response regulator transcription factor, with protein sequence MRVVSFSVPTWFPSYEEPGGPPTPHEGLPVEALLTEQESAVFLCLATGASNRELAVELQLSVSTVKFHVVNIRAKLGGISRLQACLLAALAREDTRRGDADGGLSDGGAAVARR encoded by the coding sequence GTGCGCGTCGTCAGCTTCAGCGTCCCCACGTGGTTCCCCTCGTACGAGGAACCGGGCGGGCCGCCGACGCCGCACGAGGGCCTGCCGGTCGAAGCACTGCTGACCGAGCAGGAGTCGGCGGTGTTCCTGTGCCTGGCCACCGGAGCATCCAACCGGGAACTCGCCGTCGAGCTGCAACTGTCCGTCAGCACGGTCAAGTTCCACGTGGTCAACATTCGGGCCAAGCTGGGCGGGATCAGCCGCCTGCAGGCCTGTCTGCTGGCCGCCCTCGCCCGGGAGGACACCCGCCGCGGCGACGCGGACGGCGGGCTCAGCGACGGCGGTGCAGCAGTCGCCCGCCGATGA
- a CDS encoding imidazolonepropionase-like domain-containing protein → MLTLHSAELLLPGPGFAPVPGGAVLVEGDRIARVGPYEDLAASHPHARTRRWPGVLTPGLLVRGADELLERTYYPDDPYEVTELGGDPITGADALDALRMTESRWGNSARRGTQRLLARGVVAVCGRFTIPAVRTAVSRSGLTILPPAAYEGPPSLDPFAGRDAAEEAFHGVLEAGVPARFAVFAVADEAELPARGATTCVATVIGGRLLHRRR, encoded by the coding sequence ATGCTGACGCTTCACTCCGCCGAACTCCTCCTCCCCGGGCCGGGGTTCGCACCCGTGCCGGGCGGCGCCGTCCTCGTCGAGGGTGACCGGATCGCCCGCGTGGGGCCGTACGAGGATCTCGCCGCGTCCCATCCGCACGCCCGGACCCGCCGCTGGCCCGGGGTGCTCACCCCCGGGCTGCTGGTGCGCGGGGCGGACGAGCTGCTGGAGCGGACGTACTACCCGGACGACCCGTACGAGGTCACCGAACTCGGCGGCGACCCGATCACCGGCGCGGACGCGCTGGACGCCCTGAGGATGACCGAGTCGCGGTGGGGCAACAGCGCCCGGCGGGGCACGCAGCGGCTGCTCGCCCGCGGGGTGGTGGCGGTGTGCGGCCGCTTCACGATCCCGGCGGTGCGCACGGCGGTGTCCCGCTCGGGGCTGACGATCCTGCCGCCGGCGGCATACGAAGGGCCGCCCAGCCTGGACCCCTTCGCGGGGCGGGACGCGGCCGAGGAGGCCTTCCACGGGGTCCTGGAGGCGGGCGTTCCGGCCCGCTTCGCGGTCTTCGCGGTGGCGGACGAGGCCGAGTTGCCGGCCCGGGGCGCGACCACCTGCGTGGCCACGGTCATCGGCGGGCGACTGCTGCACCGCCGTCGCTGA
- the mqnC gene encoding cyclic dehypoxanthinyl futalosine synthase, giving the protein MTDQAVLQSVLDRAAAGGRITREEALDLYRHAPLHALGQAADAVRRRRYAGTEHIATYIIERNINYTNVCVTACKFCAFYAAPKDAKKGWSRDLDDILRRCAETVELGGTQIMFQGGHHPDYGVEYYEHHFSAIKKDFPQLVIHSLGASEVEHMARISGVSAEEAIQRIHAAGLDSFAGAGAELLPERPRTAIAPLKESGERWLEIMEIAHKLGVESTSTMLMGTGETNAERIEHIAMIRDTQDRTGGFRAFIPYTYQPENNRLKGRTQATIFEYLRMIAIARLFLDNVAHIQGSWLTVGKEAGQLSLHYGADDLGSIMLEENVVSSAGAKHRSNRQEIIDLIRKAGRTPAQRATTYEHLLVHDDPANDPADDRVVSHISSTAIEGGTAHPELKLISTN; this is encoded by the coding sequence GTGACCGACCAGGCCGTTCTCCAGTCTGTCCTCGACCGCGCCGCCGCGGGGGGCCGGATCACCAGGGAAGAGGCACTCGACCTCTACCGCCACGCGCCGCTGCACGCGCTCGGCCAGGCGGCCGACGCGGTGCGCCGCCGCCGCTACGCCGGTACCGAGCACATCGCGACGTACATCATCGAGCGGAACATCAACTACACCAACGTGTGCGTCACGGCGTGCAAGTTCTGCGCCTTCTACGCGGCCCCCAAGGACGCGAAGAAGGGCTGGTCCCGCGACCTCGACGACATCCTGCGCCGCTGCGCGGAGACCGTCGAGCTCGGCGGCACGCAGATCATGTTCCAGGGCGGGCACCACCCGGACTACGGCGTCGAGTACTACGAGCACCACTTCTCCGCCATCAAGAAGGACTTCCCGCAGCTGGTCATCCACTCCCTCGGCGCGTCCGAGGTCGAGCACATGGCCCGCATCTCGGGGGTCTCCGCGGAGGAGGCCATCCAGCGCATCCACGCGGCGGGTCTCGACTCCTTCGCGGGCGCCGGCGCCGAACTGCTGCCGGAGCGGCCGCGCACGGCGATCGCCCCGCTCAAGGAGTCCGGCGAGCGCTGGCTGGAGATCATGGAGATCGCCCACAAGCTGGGCGTGGAGTCCACCTCCACCATGCTGATGGGCACCGGCGAGACCAACGCCGAGCGCATCGAGCACATCGCGATGATCCGGGACACCCAGGACCGCACGGGCGGCTTCCGCGCCTTCATCCCGTACACCTACCAGCCCGAGAACAACCGCCTCAAGGGCCGCACGCAGGCGACGATCTTCGAGTACCTGCGCATGATCGCGATCGCACGCCTGTTCCTCGACAACGTCGCCCACATCCAGGGCTCCTGGCTGACCGTCGGCAAGGAGGCGGGCCAGCTCTCGCTGCACTACGGCGCGGACGACCTCGGCTCGATCATGCTGGAGGAGAACGTCGTCTCCTCGGCGGGCGCCAAGCACCGCTCCAACCGCCAGGAGATCATCGACCTGATCCGCAAGGCGGGCCGCACCCCGGCGCAGCGCGCGACGACGTACGAGCACCTGCTGGTGCACGACGACCCGGCGAACGACCCGGCCGACGACCGCGTCGTCTCGCACATCTCCTCGACCGCCATCGAAGGCGGCACGGCGCACCCCGAGCTGAAGCTCATCTCCACGAACTGA